CGCGTCGGCCAGCGCGCTGGGGATGGGGCTCCTGCGCCGCAGCCCCTTCGAGGCGAACCTGCTGCGCTTCCGCGGCGCGCCCTACGTCGTCACGGACGGCAGCGTGCGCAACCAGTACGAGCTGCACCTGGTGAACAAGCACCCGGACGCGGCGACCTTCCGGGTGCGCGTGCACACGCCGGGCAAGACGCAGGTGTTGCTTCCCCAGGCGGAGGTGAAGCTTGCCTCGCTCGAGGGCTTCCGGCTGCCGCTCTTCGTGACGTCCGCGAAGGACGACTACGTGGGCCCCTTCGGCTTCACGCTCGAGGTCGAGGACGTGGAGGCGAAGGAGGTGCGCAGCATCCAGGCGCGCTTCCTCGGGCCGTCGTACTAGCGAGGGCGGAGTGTCCCCTCTCCCATGGGGAGAGGCGACACTCACGCGCTGCGCACGTGCACGGAGACCACGCCGGAGGTGGTCTCCAGCCCCTCCACCAGCTTGTCCGGCGTGACGGAGGCCGGAATCTGCGCGTCCAGGTTCAGCGTGGTGTGGCGCTCGCCGGAGAAGTGGCGCTCGTACTCCACGTCCAGCACCCGCACGCCGAGCGCACGCAGCATCTCGGTCACCGCGTGGATGCCGGTGCCCGCGGTGAGCACCAGCGCCACGCGCCGACGGATGAGCGCGTCGTTCTTGTCCTCGAAGCGGCGCAGGAAGGTGAGTGCGATGAGGCCGAGCAGGGTGACGAAGCAGGCCTCCGGGTACATGCCCGCGCCCGAGGAGAGGCCGATCGCCGTCACCAGCCACAGGCCGGCCGCCGTGGTGAGCCCCTGCACCGTGGCCCCCGTGCGCAGGATGGCGCCGCCCGCGAGGAAGCCCACCGCGCTGACCACCGAGGCCGCGATGCGCGAGGCGTCCACCTCCACCAGGTGCTCCGTCCCGAAGCCCTGGAAGAAGGCGAACTGGGAGGAGATGACCATGAAGGTGGCCGAGGCCATCGAGACGAGCAGGTGCGTGCGCAGGCCGACGGGGCGGCGGTGCCGGTTGCGCTCGTAGCCGATCGCCGCGCCGAGCACGGCGCCGACCGAGATGCGCACCAGCATGTCCAGGTGGGAGAGCATCGCGTAGCAGTACCGCCAAGCGCTCCCACTTGCACGCCTACACCGCCCGCACGCGCTCCAGCCCGAGGCCCCGCAGGAGCAGGCGCACCCGCACGCGCACTTCCTCGCGCACCTGCTGGGCCGCCTCGGGGGAGAGGCCCGTGAGCAGTGGCAGCTCCCAGTGCACGCGTTCGGCGTCCGTGAGCGCGCGCCACAGGTCCGCGGGGCCCAGCGTCACCAGAAGGTCCGCCTCCGCGAGCAGCGCCTCGTCCGGGAGCGGCTCTCCCTCGGCCGCCACCGCGCGCACGGCTGCCGCGTCCGCGAAGCGCTCCACCGCCTCCACCGCGAGCCGCGCGAGCGCGCCGCCCTCGGTGCAGGCGAAGACGAGCCGCGCCGGGCCCCGGCGCGGCTCCGCACCGCGCGCGGGCAGCAGCCAGCGGAACAGCAGTGCGCAGCAGGCCGCGCCCAGCAGCTGCGCGGAGAGGATGAGCGAGATGTCCGCCGGGTGGATGCTCGAGGAGGTGGCGGTGAGCCCCTTGGCCACCGTCACCGCGGGGTTCGCGAACGAGGTGGACTCGGTGAACCAGTAGAGCGCCGCGAGGTAGGCGCCCACCGCGAAGGAGGACACGCCCGCGCGCAGCCGCGCCCCGCCCGCCACGATGCACAGGAGGCCGAAGGTGGAGAGGAACTCCCCCGTCACCTCCGCCACCGTCGCGCGCGGCGGGTTGCTCCAGCTGAACACCGGGTGGCCGAAGATGAGCAGCGTGGCCCCCACGCCGAGGAAGGCGCCGGCCAGCTGCGCGAGCACCCGCAGCGCCGCCTCGCGCAGCGTGAGCCGCCCGCGCAGCAGCGCCCCGAAGGTGACGGCCGGGTTGAGCTGCGCGCTCGCCACGGGGGCGAACGCGAGCAGCAGCGCCACGGTGACCGACGCCGTGGCCAGGCTGTTGACGAGGAAGGTGAGCCCCACCACGCCGCCCGAGAGCCGCTCGCCCATCACGCGCGAGCCCACCACCGTGGCGAGCACCAGCGCCTTGCCCAGCAGCTCCACCACGAGGCGGCGGGCGAGTGGGGTGGAGGGGTCTCGAGAAGGAGGTGTCATGCGTGGCGTCACCCTTACGTCACGCGCGGGCTCGCGCGAAGGGGCTCGAGCGCTCTTCCCTCTCCCAGGGGGAGAGGAGACCTTCACGCGACTGACCTCGCCATGACATGCGGGGCGCACGGTAGGGCGCATGGGTACTGCCGCCGTCCCTGCTCCCGTTGCTGCTCCCGTCAAACCCCTGCTGCGCGGCGTGAGCCACCAGGCGGCCGCGTCGGTGGCGCTCGGCGCGGGCGCGGTGCTGGTCGCGCTCGCCCCCACGGCGCCCGCGCGGGCGGCAGCGCTCGTGTACGCGCTGAGCCTCGTGGCGATGTTCGCGGTGAGCGCGCTCTACCACCGCCCGACATGGAGCCCTCGCGCGAGGGCCCGGATGCGGCGGCTGGACCACGCCACCATCTTCGTGCTCATCGCGGGCACCTTCACCCCCTTCGCGGTGCTGGGCCTCGGCGGCAGCGCGGCCACCACGCTGCTCGCGGTGGCGTGGGGCGGCGCGCTGCTCGGCCTGCTGCAGTCGCTGTTCTGGGTGCACGCGCCCAAGCCCGTCTCGGCGCTGCTCTACCTCGCGCTGGGCTGGGCCATCTCGCCCTACTTCGGCGCGCTGCGTGCGGCGGTGGGCACGCGCGCGCTCGGGCTGCTGCTCGCGGGTGGGGTGGCCTACAGCGTGGGCGCGCTCGTGTACGCGCTGCGCCGACCCAACCCCTTCCCGCGCGTCTTCGGCTACCACGAGGTGTTCCACGCGCTCGTCATCGTGGCGAGCGTGTGCCACTTCGCCGCGGTGCTCGGCCTGGTGGTGCGCTAGCCCAGCCCCAGCAGCCGCAGCACCGCGGGGCCGCTCAGCGCCACCACGACGATGCCCAGGAGCATCAGCGGCAGGCCCAGCCCCGCGAGGTCTCCCGCGCTCACGCCGCCCTCGCCGCTCACCATCGCGTTGGGCGGCGTGCTGATGGCGAAGGGCATGCCCAGCGAGGCACCGATCGCCACGAGCACGGGCGCCACCGGGCTCGGGTCCAGCGCGGCCGCGAGCGGCAGCAGCAGCGCGGCGGTGCCGGTGTTGCTCATCAGCGCCGCCATCAGCGCGCTGGTGCCCACCAGGGTGAGGCGCACCAGGGGCAGGGGCAGGTGCGCGGCGTCCAGGCGCGCGAGCGGCCCGGACACCAGCCCCGCGCTCTCCACCACGTGCCCGAGCAGGATGCCGCCCGCGATGAGCAGCAGCGTGGCGCCGTCCACGCGCGCGAGGTCCTCGCGCGCGAGCAGCCCCAGCCCGAAGAGGGCCGCCACCGCGCCCAGCGCCACCACGGCGGAGGGCACGCGGTGCAGCGGCTCGCTCAGCCACAGCGCGACGCAGAGAAAGAACAGCGCCATCACCCGGTAGGCCCGCGGGCTCAGCGGCGCCGCGGGGCCGGAGGGGAGCGGCACCTGCCCGCGCACCCGGTAGCGCAGCGCGAGCAGCAGCAGGCCCGCGGCGAGCAGCCCCAGCGTGAGCGGCAGGGCGAACGCCATCCACCCCACGAAGGTGACGCTCCTGCGCCCCTCGAGCGCCGCGATGGCCAGCCCGTTGGGCCCCGTGCCGATGGGGGTGGCCATGCCGCCCACGTTCGCCCCCAGCGCCACCGAGAGCAGCATCGCGCGGCGGAAGGGGTCGCGCGGGGCGCTGCCCGAGAGCAGGGGGCGCAGCGCGGCGATCATCATCGCCGCGGCGGCGATGTTGGACATCCACATGGAGAGCACCGCCGTGACCCCCGCCCCCAGCGCGAGCAGCGCCGCGCGCCGGCCGCGGGCGAGGCGCACCACCCGCTGCGCGAGGAAGGCGTCGATGCCGTGGCGGCTCGCCGCGACGCTGAGCGCGAAGCCGCCGAAGAAGAGCGCGAGCACCGGGTCCGCCGCCTCGCGCAGCAGCGCGGGCAGCCGGTACTCCGGGCCGTAGCCCCCGAGCAGCAGCGGCGTCGCCACCA
This window of the Aggregicoccus sp. 17bor-14 genome carries:
- a CDS encoding MgtC/SapB family protein encodes the protein MLSHLDMLVRISVGAVLGAAIGYERNRHRRPVGLRTHLLVSMASATFMVISSQFAFFQGFGTEHLVEVDASRIAASVVSAVGFLAGGAILRTGATVQGLTTAAGLWLVTAIGLSSGAGMYPEACFVTLLGLIALTFLRRFEDKNDALIRRRVALVLTAGTGIHAVTEMLRALGVRVLDVEYERHFSGERHTTLNLDAQIPASVTPDKLVEGLETTSGVVSVHVRSA
- a CDS encoding aquaporin, producing the protein MTPPSRDPSTPLARRLVVELLGKALVLATVVGSRVMGERLSGGVVGLTFLVNSLATASVTVALLLAFAPVASAQLNPAVTFGALLRGRLTLREAALRVLAQLAGAFLGVGATLLIFGHPVFSWSNPPRATVAEVTGEFLSTFGLLCIVAGGARLRAGVSSFAVGAYLAALYWFTESTSFANPAVTVAKGLTATSSSIHPADISLILSAQLLGAACCALLFRWLLPARGAEPRRGPARLVFACTEGGALARLAVEAVERFADAAAVRAVAAEGEPLPDEALLAEADLLVTLGPADLWRALTDAERVHWELPLLTGLSPEAAQQVREEVRVRVRLLLRGLGLERVRAV
- a CDS encoding hemolysin III family protein, which translates into the protein MGTAAVPAPVAAPVKPLLRGVSHQAAASVALGAGAVLVALAPTAPARAAALVYALSLVAMFAVSALYHRPTWSPRARARMRRLDHATIFVLIAGTFTPFAVLGLGGSAATTLLAVAWGGALLGLLQSLFWVHAPKPVSALLYLALGWAISPYFGALRAAVGTRALGLLLAGGVAYSVGALVYALRRPNPFPRVFGYHEVFHALVIVASVCHFAAVLGLVVR
- a CDS encoding SLC13 family permease codes for the protein MRRALTLGGLLVIGLAALGGLADPEQARAALVVGCVLLLWLSESVPAFVPTLLLLVATPLLLGGYGPEYRLPALLREAADPVLALFFGGFALSVAASRHGIDAFLAQRVVRLARGRRAALLALGAGVTAVLSMWMSNIAAAAMMIAALRPLLSGSAPRDPFRRAMLLSVALGANVGGMATPIGTGPNGLAIAALEGRRSVTFVGWMAFALPLTLGLLAAGLLLLALRYRVRGQVPLPSGPAAPLSPRAYRVMALFFLCVALWLSEPLHRVPSAVVALGAVAALFGLGLLAREDLARVDGATLLLIAGGILLGHVVESAGLVSGPLARLDAAHLPLPLVRLTLVGTSALMAALMSNTGTAALLLPLAAALDPSPVAPVLVAIGASLGMPFAISTPPNAMVSGEGGVSAGDLAGLGLPLMLLGIVVVALSGPAVLRLLGLG